Within the Pseudonocardia alni genome, the region GGGCGCGCTGCTCGGGGTGGGTCAGCAGGGCGAGCACGCCGTTGCCGATCAGGTTGACCGTGGTCTCGTGCCCGGCGATGAGCAGCAGCGTCGCCATGGCGACGAGCTCCTCGGCCGACAGGCGGTCGCCGTCGGCGTCGCTGACGGCGAGCAGGCCGGACAGCAGGGCGTCGTCGGGCTCGGTGCGCTTGCGCTCGATCAGCTCGGCGAGGTAGCCGTTCAGGCTGCCCATCGCGGCGAACTTCTCCTCCTGCGGGGAGTCGTCGACCATCACCGACGACCACGCCGAGAACATGTCGCGGTCCTCGGCGGGCACCCCCAGCAGCTCGCAGATGACCAGCACCGGGACGAGGAACGCGTACTGGCGCATGAGGTCGACGGGGCCCTCGGCGGGCAGCGCGTCGAGCAGCTCCTGGGTGATCTCCTCGACCCGGGGCTGCAGGTCGTTCATCCGCCGCACGGTGAACGAGCGGCCGACGAGCTTGCGCAGCCGGGTGTGGTCCGGCGGGTCCATCAGGATCATCATCGGGATCGGCGCGGCCGGCTGGCCCTCGCGCTGGTCGGCGGGGAGCGTCCAGCGCCAGTCCTTGCTCAGCCGCGGGTCGACGAACGCCGCACGGACGTCGGCGTAGCGGCTGAGCAGCCACGCCTTCCCGTCCGGCAGCGCGAGCTCGCGCACCGGCTCCTCGGTGCGCAGGGCCGCGTAGGCGGGGTGCGGGTCGGTCCAGAAGTCGCCCGAGAACAGGTCGTGCGTCTCGGTGCCGGTGGTGGTCAGCGCCATGGGGACCATGGTGCCAGCCATGGGTAAGCGACCGCTTACGTCAGTCGTGTGACCGAGCACACAGCGGGGTCGAGCTCGACGTCGGCCGGGGACGGGTGGCCCAGGACGACCGACGCGGCCAGCGCCGCCAGTGCCGGGGCGGACTCGATGCCCGACCCGCCCTGCCCCGCGACGAAGAAGAACCCCGGGTGCTCCGGGCGCGCGCCCAGCACCGGGGCGCGGTCGGGGGCGAAGGTCCGCAGCCCCGCCCACGCGGTCCGGACCGACCGCAGCCCGAGCGTGGTCGCCGAGCCCACCCGGTCCAGGGCGAGGGCGACGTCGAGCTCGTCGGGCCGCGCGTCGCCCGGCTCGGCCGGGGTCTCGTCGGCCGGGGAGACCAGCACGACGTCCGCCTCGGCCTTCAGGTACCAGCGCTCGGCGGCGTCGGCGATCATCGGCAGGACGGCACCGTCGACGGTGAGCACCGACGGGTCGCCGACCGGGCAGGCGGCGATCGTGCGCCGGTACGGGGTCAGCCCGGCGCCGGGTACGCCGGCCAGCGCCGCCACCGCGTCGGCCCAGGCCCCGGCCGCGTCGACGACCACTCCCGCCCGCACCCGGTGCCCGCCGGTCGTCGTCGCGCTCCAGCCGGAGCCGTCCCGGTCCAGCGCGGCCACCCGGGCGCCGCGCAGCACGGTGCCACCGCGGGCGCGCAGCCCGCGCCGGTAGCCGTCGTGCAGGGCCGCGGTGTCGACGTCGCAGGCACCGGCGGTCCACGCGGCCGCACGCGGGGCGCGGCGCAGCACCGGCGCGCGGCGCCACGCCTGCGCGGGGTCCAGGGCGACCGGGGCGCCGGGCTCGCCGTGCTGCTCGCGCAGCGTCGTGGCGAGGCGGTCGGCGGCCTGCTCGTCGTCCGCGAGGTGCAGGACCGCGCGCGGGGACAGCAGGGGCGGCGTGCCGAGCTGCTCGGGCAGCGCAGCGAACCGCGGCCCGGAGGCGTCGATCAGCGCGCGGAACGGGCCGGAGCCGTGACCGGGGATGTAGGTGGCGGCCGAGCGGGCGGTGGAGTGGACCGGCAGGTCCTGCTCGGCCTCGGTCAGCACGACGCGGGCGTGCGCGGCCAGCTCCCACGCGACCGACACCCCGGCGATGCCGCCGCCGACCACCAGCACGTCCGCCGTCTCCATGCCCGCGACGATAGGTCGGCGGTCCCGGGGAAAACCGGTGGCCCCGGCCGGGCGGTCGTCGTAGCGTCGCCGCCATGCTGATCCGGTTCCTCTGAGCGGCCCGCGGAGTCGACCTCCGCGCCCTCCGCCGCCGGCCCGTGACGTCCACCGGGCCCGGAACCGTCGCCGCCCTCGTGCGGCCCTTCCGGCGTCCCCGCGTGTGTCACCGGCCCTCCGCACCCGGTCCGAGTCCGATCCGATGCTCCGAGGAGGTCGTATGCCCACGACCCGCCACACCCCTGTCCCCACCGCCGACACCGATCCCGCCGGGGCGCCCACCCCCGCCAACCGCGCCGAGCGTCGCGCGGCGAGGCGCGGCCGGTCCGGCGCGCCGGACGGCCCGCCGGCACCGCGCACGGCAGGGCCGGCCCCGCAGGCCCGCCCGGCCCACGTCCGCACGGACTTCGCCGCCCGCCGCAGCGGCTGAGGGCACGGGCACGATCACGGATCGGGCACCGGGGACGTCGGCGGGCGACCCTCCGCGTGCCCGATCCGTGATCACTCCCGGCGGTGCGGCCCGGCGCGGGGGCGACGTGGAAGGCTGGACGCCGTGACCGTCACCGTCTGGTGGGCCGCCCCGGCCGATCCCGGCGACCGCGCCGACCTCGTCGCACTGCTGGACGCCCATGAACGTGAGCGGCTCCTCGCACTGCGCAGGCACGAGGACCGCGCCCGCTACCTCGCCGCGCACGCCCTGGCCCGGATCGTGCTCGCCGAGCGGCTCGACACCGACCCCGCCGCGCTCGTCCTGGACCGGACCTGTCGCTGCGGGGAGCCGCACGGCAAGCCGCGCCTGGCCGGGCGCGGCGACGACCCCGGCTTCTCGCTGACCCACTCCGGCGCGCTGGTCGGCGTCGCGGTCGGGACCGGCCCGGTCGGCGTCGACGTCGAGGCGCACCGCCCGCTGTCCGGCCTCGACGGCCTCGTCCGGCACGCCCTCTCCCCCGCCGAGCTCGCCGCGGGCACGCCCGACGGCACCGGGTTCCTGGTCACCTGGACCCGCAAGGAGGCGCTGCTCAAGGCCACCGGCGAGGGCCTGTCGAGCCCGATGGACGCGATCACGCTGTCCCCGCCGCACGCCCCGGCCCGGGTGCTGGGCTGGACCGGCACCGGCGGGAACTGGTGGGTCGCCGACGTCGCCACCGGCCTCGACGACCACCCGGGCGCCGTCGCCGGGGCGGGACCGGTGGCCCCGGTCGTCACCGTCGCCGACGGCGACGCGGTCCTGTCGGTGCGCCGGGGCACGATGCACGGGTGATGGTGAGGTGACCGCGGCGGCCGACCGCTGGGTGCTGCATCTCGACATGGACGCGTTCTTCGCCTCGGTCGAGCAGCTGACCCGGCCCACCCTGGCCGACCGGCCGGTCCTGGTCGGCGGCGCGGGACCGCGCGGCGTCGTCGCGGGGGCGAGCTACCAGGCGCGGGTGTTCGGGGCCCGCTCGGCGATGCCGATGGGGCAGGCGCGGCGGCGCTGCCCGCACGCGACCGTCCTGCCGCCCCGGTTCTCGCTGTACAAGGCGCTGTCCGAGGAGGTCATGGCCGTCCTCGGCGAGTTCTCCCCGGTGCTCGAGCCGGTGTCGGTCGACGAGGCGTTCGTGGAGCCGCCCGACCTCGTGGGGGCCTCCCCGGACCGGGTGCGGGAGTGGGGCACCCGGCTGCGCGGCGCGGTGCGCGAGCGCACCGGGCTGCCCGCCTCGGTGGGGGCCGGGTCGGGCAAGCAGGTCGCGAAGATCGCCTCCGAGCTGGCCAAGCCGGACGGGCTGCGGGTGATCGCCCACGCCGAGCAGGCCGCCGTGCTCGACCCGCTCCCGGTGCGGTCGCTCTGGGGCATCGGACCGGTCTCCGGCGAGGCGCTGCGGAAGATCGGGATCGAGACGATCGGACAGCTCGCCGCGATGGACGCCCGCGAGGTCGCCGGGGTGCTGGGCGGTGCCGTCGGGTCCGAGCTGCACCGCCTGGCCCGCGGTGTCGACGACCGTCCGGTCGCCCCGCGCGGCGCGGCCAAGCAGATCAGCGCGGAGACGACCTTCGACACCGACCTGACCGCGATGAGCGCGGTGCACACCGCGGTGGAGTCGATCTGCGTCGCCGTGCACCGGCGCCTGGTCGCCGACGGCCGGACCGCCCGCACCGTCACGGTGAAGGCGCGGACCGGGGACTTCGCCACCCACACCCGGTCCGAGACGACCCCCTTCGGGACCCGGGACCTGGCGACCCTGGTCGCGGTGGCCCGACGGCTGGCCGAGGGCGCCGTCGGCGAGGGCGGGGTGCGGCTGCTGGGGGTGTCGGTGTCCGGCTTCGGCGACGAGCCGCCACTGGCGCTGTTCGACGCGGTGCCCTCGGAGAGCGGGTGGACGACGGCCCAGGCCCCCGACTCACCGCCCGCGACCGCCGGCCCGGCCGCCGCGGCGGGGGTGACCGTGCTCGACGCATTCCCGGAGAACGACGCAGCCGGCGGGACCGGCGCGACCGAGGAGCCCGGCGACGCGGTCGGGCCGCTCCGCCCGGACCGGCCCGACCGCGAACCCGACCCGGACCGGCCCTGGCGCGCCGGCGACGACGTCGCCCACCCCGAGCACGGCCACGGCTGGGTCCAGGGCGCCGGGCACGGGCGGGTCACCGTGCGGTTCGAGACCGCGCTCACCGGCCCCGGACGCACCCGCACGTTCGACGCCGCCGACCCGGGCCTCACCCGGGCCGACCCGCTGGGCAGCTGGCGGGCCTGAGCCCGGGCCCCGGGTGGGTTCAGCCGATCAGCGGGCTGCGGTGCGGCGGTGCGACGCGGCTGCCCTCGGCGATCCGGGCGCGCAGCGCGGGAGCGGTGCGGGCCAGCCCGTCGAGGACGGCGCCGAGCGCGGCGTCGCCCGCGGGGTCGCCCCCGACCAGCAGCACCGCGGCCTCGGCGGGCCCGGCGGCGGCCCAGGCCCCGATCCGGGCGACGGCGTCGCGCGGCGTGACCGGCTCGACCCGCCACGCCTCGGCGTAGAACAGGGCGGTCGACTCGGCCTGCGGGAAGGCGAAGACCGTCCCGGCCTCCGCCAGCAGGTCGTGCGCACCCGTGCGGGGCGCGTCGTCGCCGGACGGGTCGGTACCGAGCACCACCAGGTCGTGGCTCATCGCATGTCCTCCTCGAGGGTCCGCGCCCTCATCAGTGGGAATCCGCGACGACGGGCAGTGTCCTGGCTCCCGGATCGGTACGCCCTCCCCGGCCTTCCCACCCTCGCGGGCGGTGGCGCCGGTGTGGGGAGGGCACTCCCCGGTGACAGTGGCGGGACCGCGCCGGACTCGCACCGGCTTCCTGTTCCGTCGTCGGCCGGAGCCCATCACGCGACCGGGTCAGCGGTCAACCGTCCCGCGCCCGGCCACTCCCCGCAGATGGTCGAGCAGGTCGTGCTCGGTCAGCGTCCCGAGCAGCGGCCCGTCCGGCCCCTCCCGCACGGGCAGCGCCGCCCCCCGGTGCGCGGCGAGCACCCCGAGGACGTCGTGCACGGAGCCGTCCGGGTCCAGGACGGGCAGCTCCGGGTCGGGCGTCGTGCCGTCGGCGGGCCGCATCACCTGGGCGACGACGACCCGGCGCAGCGCCTCGTCGGTCGGGGTGTCGGCGGCGAGGTCGATCCCGCGTCGCAGCAGCTTGAGCGTGTAGATGTTGTCCCGCGACACCAGGTTGGACAGGCCGGTTGCCAGGACGACGGCGGCCATCAGCGGCAGGATCAGGGCGTAGTCGCCGGTGAGCTCGAACACGATGAGCACCGCGGTGATCGGGGCGTGCGCGGCCCCCGCGAACACCGCCGCCATGCCGACCAGGCCGAACGCGCCGGGGTGCAGGTCGAGCGCCGGGAACAGGGCCGCGGCGGCGTAGCCGAAAGCGGTCCCGGCGGTGCCGCCGACGAACAGCGACGGCGCGAAGACGCCGCCGGACCCGCCGATGCCGATGGTGAGACTGGAGGCGAGGATCTTCCCGACGACGAGCAGGAGCAGGAACCCGACGACGTACCGGCCGCCGATCGCGGCCTCCAGCACCGGGTAGCCCACGCCGTACATCTGGGGCAGCGCCAGCAGCAGCCCGCCGAGCAGCAGCCCGCCGACGGCCGGGCGCAGCCACTCCGGGCCGCGCCAGACGGCGTCGCAGGCGTCCTCGACGGCGTAGAGGATGCGGGCGAAGGCCCAGCCCAGCAGCCCCGCGAGCAGCCCGAGCAGCGCATAGAGCGGCAGCTGGGCGGGGCTGCCCAGGTCGAAGTGCGGCAGGGTCAGGATCGCGCGGTCCCCGGCGATCACCTCGGCGACGACGTTCGCGACCACGGAGCTGATCACCAGCACGCCGAAGGCCTCGGCGCTGAACGACCGCAGGATCAGCTCCAGGCCGAACACCACCCCGGAGATCGGGGCGTCGAACGTCGCGGAGATCCCGCCCGCGGCGCCGCAGGCGACCATCAGGACCAGCCGGGTGGCGGGTACCCGCAGCCACTGCCCGATGGCCGAGCCGAGCGCGGAGCCGATCTGCACGATCGGGCCCTCCCGGCCGACGGAGCCGCCGGTGCCGATGCAGATCCCCGACGCGAGCGCCTTCACCGCGGCGACGGTGGCCGGGATCCGCCCGCCCCGGCGCGCGACGGCGAGCATCACCTCCGGCACCCCGTGCCCGCGGGCCTCCGGCGCGAACCGCTGGACCAGCGGGCCGTACACGAGGCCGCCGAGCACCGGGGCGACGAGCAGGAACCAGACCCCCAGCCCGGGCAGGTGCGGCGAGGCGACCCGGCCGGCGTCGGAGAAGTCCTCCCGACCGGTGACCAGCCAGGTGACACCGAGGATCAGCTCGTGGAACAGCACCGACCCGATGCCGGCACCGATCCCGATGACCGTCGCCAGGCCGACGAGCCCCGGCCGGGTGCCGACGAGCGCGCGGTGCAGCGCGCGGACCGCGGTCACCGGGCACCGTCCTCGGCGGGCACGGGCGCGACGGCCCAGTCGGTCTCGCCGACCTCGCCCGCGGCCTCCGCGAAGCGGCGCAGCGCGTCGCGGACCGCGGTGCGCTCGGCGGCGGGCAGCGTCGCGAGCAGCCGGTGCATCTCGGCGCGGCGCAGCCGGGTGACCTCGTCGACGAGCGCCCGCCCGGCCGGGCTGAGCGCGACGGCGACCTCGCGGCGGTCGTCACCGGTGCGGGTGCGCGCGACGAGGCCGCGGGTCACCAGCCGGTCGCACATCCGGGTCGCCGTCGACGCCGACACGGTCAGCGCCCTGGCCAGGTCGGCCGGTCGCCGGGTGCCGTACTGGGCCAGCACGACCAGCGCGCGGTACTGGGGCAGGGTCACGTCGCCGGCCGTGTCACCGCCGGTGTGCTCGCCCGCGGCGGCCAGGGACCGGGCCACCACGGAGAGCATCGCCCGGCTCGCGGTCATCACCGCGTCGACGACGTCATCGATCTCGTCCGTCACGCCCGCGATCGTTGCATATTGCAAACTTGCAATGTGCAACGAGTTGCCGGGGTCACCCCCCGACGGGCGCCTGCAACCCCGCGACGGGCCCGATCACGACGATTGCCGGCGGGCTGATCTCCTGCTCGGCCGCGACCTGCTCGGCGGTCTCCAGGGTGGCGCGCACCGATCGCTCGATCCGGGTGGTGCCGTCCTGCACGATCAGGACCGGGGTGTCGGCGGGCCGGCCGTGGGAGATCAGCGCCTCGGCGAACTTCCCGAGCCGCTCCACGGCCATCATCAACACGATCGTGCCGGTCATCCGGCCCAGCGCGGTCCAGTCGGTGAGGCTGCGCGGGTCACCCGGCGCGACGTGCCCGGACACGACGACGATCTCGTGCGCGACCCCGCGGTGACTCACCGGCGTGCCGGCGACGGCCGGTGCGGCGAAGGCGCTGGTGATGCCCGGGACGACGGTCACCGGCACCCCGGCCGCGGCGCACGCCTGGACCTCCTCGAACCCGCGGCCGTAGACGAACGGGTCGCCGCCCTTGAGGCGGACCACGAACTTCCCGGCCCGGGCGTGGGAGATGAGCAGCTCGTTGATCCGCTCCTGGGCCATGGCGCGGCCGTAGGGGATCTTGGAGGCGTCGATGACCTCGACCTCGGGGGACAGCTCGTCGAGGATGTCGCGCGGGCCGAGCCGGTCGGCGACGACGACCTCGGCGCGGGACAGCAGCCGCCGTCCGCGCACGGTGATCAGCTCCGGGTCGCCCGGACCGCCACCGACCAACGCGACACCGGCCTGCGGGGGCTCGGCCGACTCGTCGACGACACCGGCGGCCAGTGCCTCGACCAGCGCGGTGCGCACGGCCGCGGACCGCCGGTGCGCGCCCCGGGCCAGCACGCCGACGGTGAGCCCGTCGTAGCCGCCGGTGGCAGGGGTGACCGCGGTGCCCTTGTCGCCGTCGTCGGCGCGGACGCAGAACACGCGGTCCCGCTCGGCCTCGGCGACGACGGCGGCGTTGGTCGCGGCCTCGTCGGTGGCGGCGATCGCGTACCAGGCGCCGGCGAGGTCGCCGTCGGTCCAGCGGCGGGCCGTCCAGGTGATCTCCCCGGCCGAGGCCATGCCCTCGACCGCCGGGGTGACCTCGGGCGAGACGACCTCGACGACCGCTCCCGCGGCGATCAGGCGGGCGACACGGCGCTGGGCGACCTGTCCCCCACCGACGACGACGGCCCGGCGGCCGGCCAGGTCCAGCCCGACCAGGTACTGCTCGTGGTGCGCGTTCAACGACGTTCCTCTCCCGGACTCCGACGCCCGGCGGTGGCAGCGGCTCCCTGCGCGGGCCCTCCGCTCGACGGCGACGCCGGACGATAGCCGGGCCCGCATGTTTCGGAGGAGGCCCCGGAGGGCAATCCCACATCCGCCGATCCGGCGGCCACGGCGATGGTGACGCCCTGACCAGCGGTTTTACCGACGATCAGGTGGGCCCCGTCGCCGGCAGCGAGGAGCGCGGCGGCCTCTGCGACGGATGGGGTCCCGACGGCCGCGGCGACCCGGGCATCCGGCCGCGGTACCGCGACCGCGGCCAGCGCGGCGGCCGCGAACCCGTGCGGCTCCCGCGGTGCGACGGCCGCCCGCAACCCCGGTTCCGATGCCCGCCGGTCCAGGGTGGCGACGACGGCGTCCCCGAGCTCCAGCCCGTGCGCGGCGGCGACCCGGTCCAGCAGCGCGCGCACCGCGGCCTCGGACGTGCCCGGCCGCAGCCCCACCCCGACGGTGATCACCGGTCGTGGAGCGGAGCGCTCGGCACGCGGACGCTCCACTCCACGACCGGTGATCATGCGAGCGCGGCCGGGGCCCCGGCGCGCGCCGCCGCGACGAACCGGGCGACGGCGCCGGGCACACCGGCCGGGTGGGTGTGCAGGAACGACGCGTGCACCCGGGCGTCGACGTAGCCCTCCGGCTCGCCGCCGCGCCACGCCCAGGCGGGGGCGGCCCCGGCCCGCGGGGTGACCGCGCACCGGTGGAACTCGTGCGCCCCGGCCCGCTCGCCCGCCGCGAACAGTGGCGACGCCGACACCGCGACCGCGTCGCGGTAGCCGAGCGTGAGCCGCGGGGTCATCCCCGCCGACGCGTCGAGGACCCCGCACATCGGCGTCCCGTCGAGGTCGCGGCACAGGTACAGCAGCCCGCCGCACTCGGCGTGCACCGGCGCCCCGGACGCGGCCAGCGCGGCGACCTGCGCCCGCAGCGGCGCGTTGTCCCCGAGCGCGCCGACGTGCTCCTCGGGGAAGCCGCCGGGCAGCACGAGCGCGGCCGTGCCCGCCGGGAGCGCGGGGTCGCGCAGCGGGTCGAAGGTCACCACGTCGGCACCGGCCGCGGTGAGCAGCTCGGCGTGCTCGGCGTAGCCGAACCCGAAGGCCGGGCCTCCCGCGAGCGCGACCACCGGACGTCCCGGGACCGGGTCCGCCCCGAGCTCGGCCGCCGGGTCCCAGACGGGTCCGTCGGGCAGCGGGCGGGCGAGCGCGAGGACGGCGTCGAGGTCCACGTGCTCGGCGACGAGCGCGGCCATCGCGTCCACCGCGGCGGTCGCGGCGGAACCGTGTTCGGCGGCGGTGACCAGGCCCAGGTGCCGCGAGGGCACCGCCAGCTCGGCCCGGCGCGGGACCGCGCCCAGCACCGGGAGCCCGACCTCCTCGGCCGCGGCCCGGCAGACCTGCGCGTGCCGGTCGGACCCGACCCGGTTGAGGATCACGCCCGCGACCTGCACGGACTCGTCGAACGAGCGGAATCCGTGCAGCAGCGCGGCCAGCGACCGGGACTGTCCCCGGACGTCGACGACCAGCACCACCGGCGCCCCCAGGGTCGCCGCGACCTGTGCGGTGGACCCGGCGCCGTCGGCGATGCGGCCGTCGAACAGGCCCATCACCCCCTCGACGACGGCGACGTCGGCGTCCCGGGCGCCGTGCCGGGCCAGCGGCGCGAGCCGGTCGGCGCCCTGCAGGACGACGTCGAGGTTCCGGCCCGGGCGGCCCGCGGCGAGGGTGTGGTAGCCGGGGTCGATGTAGTCCGGCCCGATCTTGAACGGTGCGACCCGGGTGCCGCGCCGCGACAGCGCGGCCATCAGCCCGGTCGCGACCGTGGTCTTCCCGCTCCCCGACGACGGCGCCGCGACGACCAGCGCGCGGGCCGTGGTCACCACTCGATCCCCCGCTGGCCCTTCTGCCCGGCGTCCATCGGGTGCTTGACCTTCGTGGTCTCCATGACCAGGTCGGCGGCGTCGACCAGGGCCTGCGGGGCGTCCCGGCCGGTGATGATGACGTGCTGCTGCCCGGGCCGGTTCGTGAGCACGTCGACGACCTCGTCGACGTCGATCCAGCCCCACTTGAGCGGGTAGGTGAACTCGTCGAGCACGTACAGGCGGTGCGCCTCGGTCTCGATCCGGCGGCGGATCTCGGCCCAGCCCTCGGCGGCGTCGGCGGCGTGGTCGGTCTCGCTGCCGGCCTTGCGCGACCAGGACCAGCCCGAGCCCATCTTGTGCCACTCGACGGGCCCGCCCTGGCCGGTCCGCTCGTGGACCTCGCCCAGGGCGCGGAACGCCTCCTCCTCGCCGACCTTCCACTTCGCGGACTTGACGAACTGGAACACCCCGATCGACCAGCCCTGGTTCCAGCCGCGCAGCGCCATCCCGAACGCGGCGGTCGACTTCCCCTTCATCACCCCGGTGTGCACCACCAGCAGCGGCCGGTTGCGACGCTGGCGGGTGGTGAGCCCGTCGGTGGGCGTGACGGACACCTGTCCCTGCGGCACGGTGGTCTCCTCTCAGGCGGCGCGGGCGGACCGGGTCTCCCGGACCAGGTCGCCCACGCTGTCGGCGGTCAGCTCGTCGAGGGTCACCAGCTCGCCGCCCGCGGCGGCGGCGAGCGGCGCGGCGAGCCCGAGGCGGACGTGGCCCGCCTCGCAGTCGACGACGACGGTGTGCACCCCGTCCGCGGCCAGCAGCCCGGCGGCGCGGCGGGAGTCGGCGACGGGGTCCCCGCCGTCGCGGGCGGCGACGGTGGCCCGCCCGTCGGTGAGCAGCACGACCAGCGGGCGGCGGCGCGGGTCGCGGCGGCGCTCGGCGTCGAGCACGGCGCGGGCCTTGAGCAGCCCACCGGCCAGCGGGGTCCGCCCGCCGGTGCGCAGCCGGGACAGGCGCTGCTGGGCGGTCGGCACCGACGACGTCGGCG harbors:
- a CDS encoding cytochrome P450 family protein → MALTTTGTETHDLFSGDFWTDPHPAYAALRTEEPVRELALPDGKAWLLSRYADVRAAFVDPRLSKDWRWTLPADQREGQPAAPIPMMILMDPPDHTRLRKLVGRSFTVRRMNDLQPRVEEITQELLDALPAEGPVDLMRQYAFLVPVLVICELLGVPAEDRDMFSAWSSVMVDDSPQEEKFAAMGSLNGYLAELIERKRTEPDDALLSGLLAVSDADGDRLSAEELVAMATLLLIAGHETTVNLIGNGVLALLTHPEQRARLHADPSLITSAVEEFLRFESPVSNAPMRFASEDVEYSGVTIPAGSTVMLGLAAANRDPEWLEDPERLDITRDSSSGVFFGHGIHFCLGAQLARTEGRVAIGKLIAQRPDLALAVDPSELVYRESTLVRGLSRLPVTPGEPA
- a CDS encoding NAD(P)/FAD-dependent oxidoreductase, encoding METADVLVVGGGIAGVSVAWELAAHARVVLTEAEQDLPVHSTARSAATYIPGHGSGPFRALIDASGPRFAALPEQLGTPPLLSPRAVLHLADDEQAADRLATTLREQHGEPGAPVALDPAQAWRRAPVLRRAPRAAAWTAGACDVDTAALHDGYRRGLRARGGTVLRGARVAALDRDGSGWSATTTGGHRVRAGVVVDAAGAWADAVAALAGVPGAGLTPYRRTIAACPVGDPSVLTVDGAVLPMIADAAERWYLKAEADVVLVSPADETPAEPGDARPDELDVALALDRVGSATTLGLRSVRTAWAGLRTFAPDRAPVLGARPEHPGFFFVAGQGGSGIESAPALAALAASVVLGHPSPADVELDPAVCSVTRLT
- a CDS encoding 4'-phosphopantetheinyl transferase family protein — its product is MTVTVWWAAPADPGDRADLVALLDAHERERLLALRRHEDRARYLAAHALARIVLAERLDTDPAALVLDRTCRCGEPHGKPRLAGRGDDPGFSLTHSGALVGVAVGTGPVGVDVEAHRPLSGLDGLVRHALSPAELAAGTPDGTGFLVTWTRKEALLKATGEGLSSPMDAITLSPPHAPARVLGWTGTGGNWWVADVATGLDDHPGAVAGAGPVAPVVTVADGDAVLSVRRGTMHG
- a CDS encoding DNA polymerase IV, with amino-acid sequence MTAAADRWVLHLDMDAFFASVEQLTRPTLADRPVLVGGAGPRGVVAGASYQARVFGARSAMPMGQARRRCPHATVLPPRFSLYKALSEEVMAVLGEFSPVLEPVSVDEAFVEPPDLVGASPDRVREWGTRLRGAVRERTGLPASVGAGSGKQVAKIASELAKPDGLRVIAHAEQAAVLDPLPVRSLWGIGPVSGEALRKIGIETIGQLAAMDAREVAGVLGGAVGSELHRLARGVDDRPVAPRGAAKQISAETTFDTDLTAMSAVHTAVESICVAVHRRLVADGRTARTVTVKARTGDFATHTRSETTPFGTRDLATLVAVARRLAEGAVGEGGVRLLGVSVSGFGDEPPLALFDAVPSESGWTTAQAPDSPPATAGPAAAAGVTVLDAFPENDAAGGTGATEEPGDAVGPLRPDRPDREPDPDRPWRAGDDVAHPEHGHGWVQGAGHGRVTVRFETALTGPGRTRTFDAADPGLTRADPLGSWRA
- a CDS encoding chloride channel protein, which encodes MTAVRALHRALVGTRPGLVGLATVIGIGAGIGSVLFHELILGVTWLVTGREDFSDAGRVASPHLPGLGVWFLLVAPVLGGLVYGPLVQRFAPEARGHGVPEVMLAVARRGGRIPATVAAVKALASGICIGTGGSVGREGPIVQIGSALGSAIGQWLRVPATRLVLMVACGAAGGISATFDAPISGVVFGLELILRSFSAEAFGVLVISSVVANVVAEVIAGDRAILTLPHFDLGSPAQLPLYALLGLLAGLLGWAFARILYAVEDACDAVWRGPEWLRPAVGGLLLGGLLLALPQMYGVGYPVLEAAIGGRYVVGFLLLLVVGKILASSLTIGIGGSGGVFAPSLFVGGTAGTAFGYAAAALFPALDLHPGAFGLVGMAAVFAGAAHAPITAVLIVFELTGDYALILPLMAAVVLATGLSNLVSRDNIYTLKLLRRGIDLAADTPTDEALRRVVVAQVMRPADGTTPDPELPVLDPDGSVHDVLGVLAAHRGAALPVREGPDGPLLGTLTEHDLLDHLRGVAGRGTVDR
- a CDS encoding MarR family winged helix-turn-helix transcriptional regulator, coding for MTDEIDDVVDAVMTASRAMLSVVARSLAAAGEHTGGDTAGDVTLPQYRALVVLAQYGTRRPADLARALTVSASTATRMCDRLVTRGLVARTRTGDDRREVAVALSPAGRALVDEVTRLRRAEMHRLLATLPAAERTAVRDALRRFAEAAGEVGETDWAVAPVPAEDGAR
- the cobA gene encoding uroporphyrinogen-III C-methyltransferase, translated to MNAHHEQYLVGLDLAGRRAVVVGGGQVAQRRVARLIAAGAVVEVVSPEVTPAVEGMASAGEITWTARRWTDGDLAGAWYAIAATDEAATNAAVVAEAERDRVFCVRADDGDKGTAVTPATGGYDGLTVGVLARGAHRRSAAVRTALVEALAAGVVDESAEPPQAGVALVGGGPGDPELITVRGRRLLSRAEVVVADRLGPRDILDELSPEVEVIDASKIPYGRAMAQERINELLISHARAGKFVVRLKGGDPFVYGRGFEEVQACAAAGVPVTVVPGITSAFAAPAVAGTPVSHRGVAHEIVVVSGHVAPGDPRSLTDWTALGRMTGTIVLMMAVERLGKFAEALISHGRPADTPVLIVQDGTTRIERSVRATLETAEQVAAEQEISPPAIVVIGPVAGLQAPVGG
- a CDS encoding cobalamin biosynthesis protein is translated as MERPRAERSAPRPVITVGVGLRPGTSEAAVRALLDRVAAAHGLELGDAVVATLDRRASEPGLRAAVAPREPHGFAAAALAAVAVPRPDARVAAAVGTPSVAEAAALLAAGDGAHLIVGKTAGQGVTIAVAAGSADVGLPSGASSETCGPGYRPASPSSGGPAQGAAATAGRRSPGEERR
- a CDS encoding cobyrinate a,c-diamide synthase, producing MVTTARALVVAAPSSGSGKTTVATGLMAALSRRGTRVAPFKIGPDYIDPGYHTLAAGRPGRNLDVVLQGADRLAPLARHGARDADVAVVEGVMGLFDGRIADGAGSTAQVAATLGAPVVLVVDVRGQSRSLAALLHGFRSFDESVQVAGVILNRVGSDRHAQVCRAAAEEVGLPVLGAVPRRAELAVPSRHLGLVTAAEHGSAATAAVDAMAALVAEHVDLDAVLALARPLPDGPVWDPAAELGADPVPGRPVVALAGGPAFGFGYAEHAELLTAAGADVVTFDPLRDPALPAGTAALVLPGGFPEEHVGALGDNAPLRAQVAALAASGAPVHAECGGLLYLCRDLDGTPMCGVLDASAGMTPRLTLGYRDAVAVSASPLFAAGERAGAHEFHRCAVTPRAGAAPAWAWRGGEPEGYVDARVHASFLHTHPAGVPGAVARFVAAARAGAPAALA
- the cobO gene encoding cob(I)yrinic acid a,c-diamide adenosyltransferase; protein product: MPQGQVSVTPTDGLTTRQRRNRPLLVVHTGVMKGKSTAAFGMALRGWNQGWSIGVFQFVKSAKWKVGEEEAFRALGEVHERTGQGGPVEWHKMGSGWSWSRKAGSETDHAADAAEGWAEIRRRIETEAHRLYVLDEFTYPLKWGWIDVDEVVDVLTNRPGQQHVIITGRDAPQALVDAADLVMETTKVKHPMDAGQKGQRGIEW